A genome region from Rhinopithecus roxellana isolate Shanxi Qingling chromosome 10, ASM756505v1, whole genome shotgun sequence includes the following:
- the LOC104677387 gene encoding 40S ribosomal protein SA-like, producing the protein MSGALDVLQMKEEDVFKFLAAGTHLGGTNLDFRIEQYLYKRKSDGIYIINLKRTWEKLLLAARAIVAIENPADVSVISSRNTGQRAVLKFAAATGATPIAGRFTPGTFTNQIQAAFREPQLLVVTDPRADHQPLTEASYVNLPTIALCNTDSPLRYVDIAIPCNNKGAHSVGLMWWMLARKVLRMRGTISREHPWEVMPDLYFYRDPEEIEKEEQAAAEKAVTKEEFQGEWTAPAPEFTATQPEVADCSEGVQVPSVPIQQFPTEDWSAQPATEDWSAAPTAQATEWVGATTEWS; encoded by the coding sequence ATGTCCGGAGCCCTTGATGTCCTGCAAATGAAGGAGGAAGATGTCTTTAAGTTCCTTGCAGCAGGAACCCACTTAGGTGGCACCAATCTTGACTTCCGGATAGAACAGTACCtctataaaaggaaaagtgatggCATCTACATCATAAATCTGAAGAGGACCTGGGAGAAGCTTCTGCTGGCGGCCCGTGCCATTGTTGCCATTGAAAACCCTGCTGATGTCAGTGTTATATCCTCCAGGAATACTGGCCAGAGGGCCGTGCTGAAGTTTGCTGCTGCCACTGGAGCCACTCCAATTGCTGGCCGCTTCACTCCTGGAACCTTCACTAACCAGATCCAGGCAGCCTTCCGGGAGCCACAGCTTCTTGTGGTTACTGACCCCAGGGCTGACCACCAGCCTCTTACGGAGGCATCTTATGTTAACCTACCTACCATTGCTCTGTGTAACACAGATTCTCCTCTGCGCTATGTGGACATTGCCATCCCATGCAACAATAAGGGAGCTCACTCAGTGGGTCTGATGTGGTGGATGCTGGCTCGGAAAGTTCTGCGCATGCGTGGCACTATTTCCCGTGAACACCCGTGGGAGGTCATGCCTGATCTCTACTTCTACAGAGATCCTGAAGagattgaaaaagaagagcaggcTGCTGCTGAAAAGGCGGTGACCAAGGAGGAATTTCAgggtgaatggactgctccagctCCTGAGTTCACTGCTACTCAGCCTGAGGTTGCAGACTGTTCTGAAGGTGTACAGGTGCCCTCTGTGCCTATTCAGCAGTTCCCTACTGAAGACTGGAGTGCTCAGCCTGCCACGGAagactggtctgcagctcccactgCTCAGGCCACTGAATGGGTAGGAGCAACCACTGAGTGGTCTTAA